In the genome of Streptomyces sp. P3, the window TCACCCACTCGGACAGATCACCGCCACCGACACGGACACCCGGTTCCTGCGCTTCCCACCCTTGACGCGGGTCCGGGTGCTCCAGCACGACGCCGTACGCGAGGACTTCCCGCCCGAGGCGTTCGACCTCGTCCACGCCCGCGCCCTGCTGTGCCACCTGCCCCAGCGTGAGGAACTGCTGCACCGGGCCGTCGGCTGGGTCCGTCCCGGCGGCTGGCTGGTCATCGCGGACCTCTCCGTCCGCCCCGTCGACGCCTCCGCGCATCCTCTGTTCAGGAAGGTCACCCGCGCTGGCGAAAGGCTTCTCGCCACGACGGTCGGGTCCGACCTGCGCTGGGCCGACACTCTCGCGGCCCGGTTCACCGAGCTCGGCCTGGCCATGGTCGAGTCCTCCACCGCCCCGGGCACCGTAGGCGATCGCAGTGCGACCGACGCCTTCTGGACGGCGACATTCGACCAAGCCACTCCCGCCTTACTGGAACAGGGCCTTCTCACCCGCCAGGACATCGAGAACATGCGGGCGCTCCACCGCAGCCCCTCCTTCACCGACACCGGCATCAGTCTGATCTCGGTCAGTGGCCGCAAGGCCGCGCCCGGCCGGGTTTGCCGGTGACCCGCGATCTGAGCAGCACCGCCCCGCTCGCACCGACCACGAGTGGTCCGAGGCATGTCCCGCGCTCCGGTGCGGACGCATCCGGGGAAACGATCGGCGAGTTGGGCCGCGGTGCCCTGTCGGCGACCGGCAGCCGAGAC includes:
- a CDS encoding class I SAM-dependent methyltransferase, which codes for MTGTERAAAEGYAGSYVAHHVPGEHARLRTLEAAFDPATFRVLGRLELPADAHCLDLGAGAGSVAAWLAARHPLGQITATDTDTRFLRFPPLTRVRVLQHDAVREDFPPEAFDLVHARALLCHLPQREELLHRAVGWVRPGGWLVIADLSVRPVDASAHPLFRKVTRAGERLLATTVGSDLRWADTLAARFTELGLAMVESSTAPGTVGDRSATDAFWTATFDQATPALLEQGLLTRQDIENMRALHRSPSFTDTGISLISVSGRKAAPGRVCR